In a single window of the Serratia quinivorans genome:
- the yagU gene encoding Inner membrane protein yagU has product MTLYFITKPEARNYGAALWAGFLGGNLSSFVKWGTENPMPPRTPDRGIPPAEMLQDLGFNVNEMIYNYSGHIVNWGVAGIHHLFSIVFAMFYCFVAEIFPAIKLWQGAAFAILVTIGFHGILLPVFHWAPPLWQLPFDEILSETLGHILWMWAIEVVRRDVRNRITKEPDPEFQQTLEDKC; this is encoded by the coding sequence ATGACTTTATATTTCATTACTAAACCAGAGGCCCGTAATTATGGCGCTGCATTATGGGCTGGTTTTTTAGGTGGTAACCTGTCCAGCTTTGTTAAATGGGGAACAGAAAATCCCATGCCGCCGCGTACACCGGACAGAGGGATACCACCCGCAGAAATGCTGCAAGACTTGGGGTTCAATGTTAACGAGATGATTTATAATTATTCTGGGCATATTGTTAACTGGGGGGTGGCTGGTATTCACCATTTGTTTTCCATAGTTTTTGCCATGTTTTACTGCTTTGTGGCTGAAATTTTCCCAGCGATCAAACTATGGCAGGGGGCAGCTTTTGCGATACTGGTAACGATAGGTTTTCACGGTATTCTGTTGCCAGTATTTCATTGGGCACCACCTTTGTGGCAGTTGCCTTTTGATGAGATTTTATCAGAAACGCTCGGGCATATTCTTTGGATGTGGGCGATTGAAGTGGTGCGTAGAGATGTTCGCAATCGCATTACGAAGGAGCCGGATCCAGAATTCCAGCAGACCCTTGAAGACAAATGCTAG